The Candidatus Hydrogenedentota bacterium DNA window GATGGAACGCTCATTGACTCTACGGAAGCGATCGTGGAGTCGTTTATGCATACGTTTGATGTGTTGGAGCAACCACGGCCCCCGCGCGATGCGGTCGTTAAGAGCATCGGCTTTACGCTGGAACAGCAATTCGAGAAGTTCACAAAGACCGACCCAAACGAGTGCGCGCTCATCTACCGTGCGTACTACGATACGGTCTGCCGGGAGAAGACGTTTCTGTTGCCAGGGGCGGAAGAGTCGTTGCGCCAATTCTCGGAGGCAGGACTAACGATAGGATTTGCCAGTTCGAAGCAACGCCGTTTTTGCGAAGTAATCCTCAATCACCTGGGGGTGCTCGAGTATTTCACGACCCGGCTAGGGCCTGACGACATCACGCACCCGAAACCACATCCCGAAGCCGTGCTGCGCAGCGCGGAGATGTTGGGTGTCACGTCGCGAGAACTGTATTTCATCGGCGACACGAACTTCGATGTGTTAGCTGCGCGCGCTGCGGGAACGC harbors:
- a CDS encoding HAD family hydrolase, which codes for MIKSVVFDLDGTLIDSTEAIVESFMHTFDVLEQPRPPRDAVVKSIGFTLEQQFEKFTKTDPNECALIYRAYYDTVCREKTFLLPGAEESLRQFSEAGLTIGFASSKQRRFCEVILNHLGVLEYFTTRLGPDDITHPKPHPEAVLRSAEMLGVTSRELYFIGDTNFDVLAARAAGTRCLCVTTGYNTREELVALGPEAVFDSLNELTQYALAHLASPGPAAARCGSPE